The Sulfitobacter donghicola DSW-25 = KCTC 12864 = JCM 14565 genome has a segment encoding these proteins:
- a CDS encoding glycine--tRNA ligase subunit alpha translates to MADTPRSFQEIILRLQSYWARHGCAILQPYDMEVGAGTFHPATTLRSLGNQPWAAAYVQPSRRPTDGRYGENPNRLQHYYQFQALIKPSPPNLQELYLGSLEAIGVDMALHDIRFVEDDWESPTLGAWGLGWEVWCDGMEVSQFTYFQQVGGHDCHPVSGELTYGLERLAMYILGVDHVMDMPFNDPDAPIPLSYGDVFKQTEEEYARWNFDVANTDVLLRHFEEAEAECKNIIAQEHVDPKTGKRIVMAHPAYDQAIKASHMFNLLDARGVISVTERQAYIGRVRALTKICADAFVQTRAGGWSEDAV, encoded by the coding sequence ATGGCCGACACGCCCCGATCGTTTCAAGAAATTATTCTGCGTTTGCAGAGCTACTGGGCACGCCACGGCTGTGCCATTTTGCAACCCTATGACATGGAGGTTGGGGCAGGGACGTTTCACCCCGCAACAACCCTTCGCAGCCTTGGCAATCAGCCATGGGCCGCGGCCTATGTTCAGCCATCGCGCCGTCCAACTGATGGCCGCTATGGTGAAAACCCCAACCGTTTGCAGCACTACTACCAGTTCCAAGCGCTGATCAAACCCAGCCCGCCCAACCTGCAAGAGCTGTATCTGGGATCGCTTGAGGCGATTGGCGTGGATATGGCCCTGCATGATATCCGTTTTGTTGAGGATGACTGGGAAAGCCCGACCTTGGGCGCGTGGGGCCTTGGCTGGGAGGTCTGGTGTGACGGTATGGAAGTCAGCCAGTTCACCTATTTCCAACAGGTCGGCGGCCATGACTGTCACCCTGTCTCGGGTGAGTTGACCTATGGTTTGGAACGTCTGGCGATGTATATCCTTGGCGTGGATCACGTGATGGACATGCCGTTTAACGATCCAGACGCGCCAATTCCGCTTAGCTATGGCGACGTGTTCAAACAGACCGAAGAAGAATATGCGCGCTGGAACTTTGATGTGGCTAATACCGACGTCTTGCTGCGCCACTTTGAAGAGGCCGAGGCCGAGTGCAAGAACATCATTGCACAAGAGCATGTCGACCCAAAGACAGGCAAGCGCATCGTCATGGCGCACCCCGCCTATGATCAGGCGATCAAGGCGAGCCATATGTTCAACCTGCTGGATGCACGCGGCGTTATCTCGGTCACCGAACGTCAGGCCTATATCGGGCGTGTGCGCGCGCTGACTAAAATTTGCGCTGATGCTTTTGTTCAAACCCGCGCAGGCGGCTGGTCTGAGGACGCAGTATGA
- the glmM gene encoding phosphoglucosamine mutase, whose protein sequence is MTKLFGTDGVRGTANIHPMTAEMALRIGAAVGRYFRRESANSAHRVVIGKDTRLSGYMFENALTAGLTSTGMNVLLLGPVPTPAVGLLTRSMRADLGVMISASHNPAQDNGIKFFGPDGFKLSDKVEAEIEALVAEGVEPTTAPEIGRAKRIDDSRFRYIERVKSSFPRQMRLDGLKVVIDCANGAAHHVAPMALWELGATVIPVGVSPNGHNINASCGSTHPQVAAETVVAHGADVGICLDGDADRVILLDEKGRVGDGDQFMALMAARWKAEERLKGDALVATVMSNLGLEHFLSDRGVKLERTSVGDRYVVERMRQGGFNLGGEQSGHIVMTDYATTGDGLMAGMQFLAEMLRAEKPASELMHQFDPVPQLLENVRFEAGQTPLEDQHVKAAIAQAEADLAGGGRLLIRKSGTEPLVRVMAEHEDAKLMSQAVMSVVAAVEDAVKA, encoded by the coding sequence ATGACAAAACTATTTGGTACCGACGGCGTGCGCGGCACGGCAAACATTCACCCTATGACCGCTGAAATGGCGCTGCGTATTGGCGCGGCGGTTGGTCGCTACTTCCGCAGGGAGAGCGCAAATTCGGCCCACCGCGTGGTGATTGGCAAGGATACGCGCCTATCTGGCTATATGTTTGAGAACGCTCTCACGGCGGGGTTGACCTCAACTGGGATGAACGTGCTGCTGCTGGGGCCAGTGCCAACACCAGCTGTCGGGCTTTTGACGCGGTCGATGCGGGCTGATTTGGGGGTTATGATCTCGGCCAGCCACAACCCTGCGCAGGACAATGGGATCAAGTTTTTTGGCCCAGACGGTTTCAAACTGTCTGACAAGGTTGAAGCAGAGATTGAAGCGCTTGTCGCGGAAGGGGTGGAGCCAACCACCGCGCCGGAGATCGGGCGTGCGAAACGTATCGATGACAGCCGTTTCCGCTATATCGAGCGGGTGAAATCCAGCTTTCCACGGCAGATGCGTTTGGATGGCCTAAAGGTGGTCATTGATTGCGCAAATGGCGCGGCGCACCACGTGGCGCCGATGGCCTTGTGGGAGCTAGGCGCAACGGTCATTCCCGTTGGCGTTTCGCCCAACGGTCACAACATCAACGCCAGCTGTGGCTCAACCCACCCGCAAGTAGCGGCGGAAACGGTTGTGGCGCATGGGGCAGATGTGGGGATTTGTCTGGATGGTGACGCGGATCGCGTGATCCTGTTGGATGAAAAGGGCCGCGTTGGGGATGGGGATCAGTTCATGGCGCTGATGGCCGCGCGCTGGAAGGCCGAGGAGCGCCTGAAGGGGGACGCGCTGGTCGCGACGGTGATGAGCAACCTCGGGCTTGAACACTTCCTGTCGGATCGCGGCGTGAAATTGGAACGAACCAGCGTCGGCGATCGCTATGTTGTTGAGCGGATGCGCCAAGGGGGCTTTAACCTTGGTGGTGAGCAATCAGGTCATATCGTCATGACAGATTATGCCACCACGGGCGATGGCCTGATGGCTGGGATGCAATTTCTGGCAGAAATGCTGCGCGCAGAAAAACCAGCCTCCGAGCTGATGCACCAGTTTGATCCCGTTCCCCAACTTCTTGAGAACGTGCGTTTTGAAGCTGGGCAGACACCACTGGAAGATCAGCACGTGAAAGCAGCAATTGCGCAGGCCGAGGCTGATCTGGCGGGCGGTGGACGTCTGTTGATCCGCAAATCGGGCACCGAACCTTTGGTGCGGGTCATGGCAGAGCATGAAGATGCCAAGCTGATGTCGCAAGCCGTTATGAGCGTTGTTGCGGCTGTTGAGGACGCCGTAAAGGCCTGA
- a CDS encoding DUF6446 family protein translates to MNGKIIGIVIVVSSLIAGAALYYLQIYGFYQEVDAPAEGIELMALSSGEGEVIPLEGFRAIDAESSPIRYRACFTTPYSLALLTETFQMVEGVEPRNAPGWFDCFDAAAIADELKAGTALTFLSEKNVHYGVDRIVAITDDGRGYVWHELNDCGEKAYDGTVVGEECPALPTAPAPTE, encoded by the coding sequence ATGAACGGCAAAATAATAGGGATCGTTATTGTGGTTTCTTCTCTGATCGCCGGTGCGGCGCTGTATTACCTTCAGATCTACGGCTTTTACCAAGAGGTGGATGCCCCTGCCGAAGGGATCGAACTGATGGCGCTCTCCAGTGGTGAAGGCGAAGTGATCCCGCTGGAAGGGTTCCGCGCCATTGATGCTGAAAGCTCGCCCATCCGTTACCGCGCCTGTTTCACAACGCCCTATAGCCTTGCACTGCTGACCGAGACATTTCAGATGGTCGAAGGCGTTGAGCCGCGCAATGCGCCGGGTTGGTTTGATTGTTTCGATGCAGCCGCAATCGCGGATGAACTAAAGGCAGGCACCGCCCTGACATTCCTCAGCGAAAAGAACGTGCACTACGGCGTCGACCGCATTGTCGCCATCACCGACGATGGCCGCGGCTATGTCTGGCACGAGCTGAACGATTGCGGTGAAAAAGCATATGACGGCACGGTTGTGGGCGAAGAATGCCCTGCGCTGCCAACGGCGCCTGCGCCAACAGAATAA
- the folP gene encoding dihydropteroate synthase — MSRAYYRPIVQCDVARPRQAITLAQGWGWFTHVEVLHRGAPPKIAEIDQIPPEALPPLRGRPAQFGERPHIMGILNATPDSFSDGGLHAAAQDAVSAGLAMAAAGADILDVGGESTRPGAETVAIDTEIRRIVPVVSGLRARGYDGVISLDTRKAEVARAGIAAGADLINDVSGFTYDPALAGVAAQAALPVCVMHGPLDPAIMQNDPRYDDVILDVYDFLEDRIAALEAQGIAREKIIADPGIGFGKTQEHNLQLLARLSLFHSLGVPILLGASRKRFIGTIGGAEGAADRAPGSIAVGLAGLAQGVQILRVHDVAETAQAIALWRACVAQ; from the coding sequence ATGTCGCGCGCTTATTACCGCCCGATTGTTCAATGCGATGTTGCCCGCCCACGGCAGGCAATAACCCTTGCGCAGGGGTGGGGGTGGTTCACCCATGTCGAGGTGTTGCACCGTGGCGCACCGCCAAAGATCGCGGAAATTGACCAGATCCCGCCAGAGGCGTTGCCCCCCCTCAGGGGACGACCTGCGCAATTTGGGGAGCGCCCCCATATCATGGGGATTTTAAACGCCACACCAGACAGCTTTTCTGACGGAGGTCTGCACGCTGCGGCTCAGGATGCTGTGTCAGCGGGCCTTGCGATGGCGGCGGCTGGGGCTGATATCTTGGATGTCGGTGGTGAGTCCACGCGCCCTGGCGCCGAGACAGTCGCAATAGACACGGAAATCCGCCGTATTGTTCCCGTGGTTTCGGGCCTGCGCGCGAGAGGATATGATGGGGTTATCTCGCTGGATACGCGCAAGGCGGAAGTGGCCCGTGCGGGGATCGCCGCTGGCGCTGACCTGATCAACGATGTGTCAGGTTTTACCTATGACCCCGCTTTGGCAGGCGTCGCAGCGCAGGCGGCTCTTCCTGTTTGCGTCATGCATGGGCCATTGGACCCTGCAATAATGCAGAATGACCCCCGATATGATGATGTCATCCTTGATGTGTATGATTTTCTGGAAGACCGCATTGCCGCGCTAGAGGCGCAAGGGATCGCACGCGAAAAGATCATTGCCGACCCCGGGATCGGGTTTGGAAAGACGCAAGAGCATAACCTGCAACTGCTTGCGCGGCTGAGCCTGTTTCACAGCCTTGGAGTGCCGATCCTTTTAGGTGCTTCGCGCAAGCGGTTTATTGGCACAATAGGGGGGGCTGAGGGTGCCGCTGATCGGGCGCCGGGGTCTATTGCTGTTGGTCTGGCGGGGCTCGCACAAGGTGTGCAAATTTTACGTGTGCATGATGTCGCCGAAACCGCGCAAGCCATTGCACTTTGGCGGGCCTGCGTGGCACAATAG
- a CDS encoding putative PEP-binding protein, giving the protein MLRRNIKDAAVQSDPNTTYVTQTAPIATETHGGRAKCLQRLVRLDLPVPATVALSFTTVGNIANGELPDVDAVVDQFPKDALLCVRPSSQDPDWGGPGAVLNIGMNDARFENFSKVMGEDAAAALYTRFIQSYAINVARLDPDMFDDVQGEGRRALEETISAYEHETEEKFPQSRRTQLAAVLRSMARAWNGTSARLLRQAKGAPADAGLGLVVQQMIFGLGAGQCGSGVLQLVNSETGAPQVTGRYLSQSQGRDALGGNAEALYLTRDPRGPSLEEKMPEAFETLKTYASLMRKRLRAEMHVEFAIEDGVVHILDGVRVSRSSRAAVRIAVTLAEDGIISREEALMRVQPRLLTELLHRQIDPAAQRDIIGTGIAASPGAATGRLVFDSAEAQASAARDEPCILVRRETTSEDVRGMHAANAILTEKGGITSHAAVIGRGIGLPCVVGASSIEFNPRDKTITSEDGRVFREGDQITVDGSTGQILVGAAKMQEAALDEYFQKLMLWATDSADIKVRANADTPADAQTARNFNAEGIGLCRTEHMFFDAGRLTVMREMIFADTSDGRRAVLERLLPMQREDFTQLFGIMRGQPVCIRLFDPPLHEFLPMDASGQRELAEALGLPRSDVTRRIEAMREYNPMLGLRGVRLGITVPEIYEMQARAIFEAIVDASEDGDAVIAEIMIPLVSARREVELVRSAIDAVAHAVSQERGVEFEYRLGVMVETPRAALRTSEIAPNCAFLSFGTNDLTQMTYGLSRDDAGRFMSDYVQQGVFDEDPFHTLDYDGVGELLTLGAQRGRASQPDITLSVCGEHGGNPESIAFCREAGFDYVSCSPFRVPVARLAAAQLAIADKIG; this is encoded by the coding sequence ATGCTGCGTCGGAACATAAAGGATGCTGCAGTGCAGAGTGACCCCAACACAACCTATGTGACACAAACCGCGCCGATCGCCACGGAAACACATGGCGGGCGCGCGAAATGCTTGCAGCGCCTTGTGCGCCTTGATCTGCCTGTGCCGGCCACGGTCGCCTTATCCTTCACCACCGTTGGAAACATCGCGAACGGTGAGCTTCCCGATGTCGATGCGGTTGTCGATCAGTTCCCCAAAGACGCGCTGCTATGTGTGCGCCCCTCCAGCCAAGACCCCGATTGGGGCGGACCGGGTGCTGTGCTGAACATTGGTATGAACGACGCGCGGTTCGAAAATTTTAGCAAGGTGATGGGCGAAGACGCCGCCGCCGCGCTTTATACCCGTTTCATCCAATCCTACGCGATCAACGTGGCGCGTTTGGACCCTGACATGTTTGACGACGTGCAGGGCGAAGGCCGCCGTGCATTGGAAGAAACGATTTCTGCCTATGAGCATGAAACAGAAGAGAAATTCCCCCAATCCCGCCGCACCCAATTGGCTGCAGTCCTGCGGTCTATGGCGCGGGCGTGGAACGGAACCTCTGCGCGCCTGCTGCGGCAGGCCAAAGGCGCGCCAGCGGATGCGGGGCTGGGCCTAGTTGTGCAACAGATGATCTTTGGTCTGGGGGCAGGGCAATGTGGCTCGGGCGTTTTGCAGCTGGTCAACAGCGAAACAGGCGCGCCTCAGGTCACGGGCCGCTATCTGAGCCAGAGCCAAGGCCGTGATGCGCTGGGCGGAAATGCCGAGGCGCTGTATCTGACCCGCGATCCACGGGGTCCCTCGCTGGAAGAAAAGATGCCCGAGGCGTTTGAGACGCTCAAAACCTATGCCAGCCTGATGCGCAAACGTCTGCGTGCCGAGATGCACGTTGAATTTGCGATTGAAGATGGCGTTGTGCACATCCTTGACGGTGTGCGTGTATCGCGCTCGTCCCGTGCGGCGGTTCGGATCGCGGTGACATTGGCCGAAGACGGGATCATCAGCCGCGAAGAGGCCCTGATGCGGGTGCAACCACGGCTGTTGACCGAATTGTTGCACCGCCAGATCGACCCTGCTGCACAACGCGATATCATCGGAACGGGTATTGCCGCCAGCCCCGGCGCGGCCACGGGCCGTCTGGTTTTTGATTCCGCCGAGGCACAGGCCAGTGCAGCGCGGGATGAGCCCTGTATTCTGGTGCGCCGCGAAACCACTTCCGAAGACGTGCGCGGGATGCATGCGGCAAACGCTATCCTGACGGAAAAGGGCGGCATCACCAGCCACGCCGCAGTGATTGGCCGCGGGATCGGCCTGCCTTGTGTGGTCGGCGCGTCGAGTATCGAGTTCAACCCAAGAGATAAAACCATTACCTCCGAGGACGGTAGGGTGTTTCGTGAGGGGGATCAGATTACGGTCGATGGGTCGACGGGGCAGATCCTTGTGGGCGCTGCAAAGATGCAAGAAGCCGCATTAGATGAATACTTCCAAAAGCTTATGCTTTGGGCGACAGATAGCGCCGACATCAAGGTGCGCGCAAATGCGGATACCCCTGCGGATGCGCAAACGGCGCGCAACTTTAACGCCGAGGGCATCGGCCTGTGCCGGACCGAGCATATGTTTTTTGATGCGGGTCGCCTGACCGTGATGCGCGAGATGATCTTTGCCGATACTTCGGATGGGCGCCGTGCGGTTTTGGAACGCCTATTGCCGATGCAACGCGAAGATTTCACGCAGCTGTTCGGTATTATGCGTGGCCAACCAGTGTGCATTCGCCTGTTTGACCCGCCTTTGCACGAATTCCTGCCCATGGACGCCAGTGGCCAACGGGAACTGGCCGAGGCATTGGGCCTGCCGCGTTCGGATGTGACCCGCCGTATTGAGGCGATGCGCGAATATAACCCTATGCTGGGGCTACGGGGTGTTCGACTAGGGATTACTGTGCCTGAGATTTACGAAATGCAGGCGCGGGCGATCTTTGAGGCAATTGTAGATGCCAGTGAGGATGGCGATGCGGTGATTGCCGAGATCATGATCCCGCTTGTCTCGGCGCGCCGCGAGGTCGAACTGGTTCGTTCCGCGATCGACGCAGTTGCCCATGCGGTTAGCCAAGAACGCGGTGTCGAATTTGAATACCGTCTGGGGGTTATGGTTGAAACGCCACGCGCTGCCTTGCGCACCAGTGAAATCGCGCCCAATTGCGCCTTCCTCAGCTTTGGCACAAACGATCTGACGCAGATGACCTATGGTTTGTCCCGCGACGATGCGGGGCGGTTTATGTCAGATTATGTGCAGCAAGGTGTCTTTGACGAAGATCCGTTTCACACGCTGGATTATGATGGCGTAGGGGAGTTGCTGACGCTGGGTGCCCAGCGTGGTCGCGCCTCTCAACCAGACATCACTTTGTCGGTTTGCGGAGAGCATGGCGGCAACCCCGAATCGATAGCATTTTGCCGCGAAGCGGGTTTTGACTATGTTTCTTGCTCTCCTTTTCGCGTTCCGGTTGCGCGATTGGCGGCGGCACAACTGGCAATTGCGGACAAGATCGGGTGA
- a CDS encoding dihydroneopterin aldolase, which yields MSSETRLAFAHPSERAAATSTIDALDRISVRDHTVEVEIGAFQAERGVQQRICFNIVVEVQPLTGPIDDDVDRILSYDRVTEAISAELAVERLALLETLAERVAERILLEPQAMRVFVRIEKLDRGPGALGVEIVRARDGAPPAEIAAEPAPHPELVFLSNEAIESDFLKAWLDQLHEQGRPLILCVGAADIAAPQVAHKMAQRRIDLLAIEQNAWVLASKDDRCVVVQTRTELDWAMKNGQTSVWAPSKIVLDSVDTPSAQTADAVALAAWFASTFEAREMLVIGADLPEGASVPLRKVSAKQETL from the coding sequence ATGTCCTCTGAAACGCGCCTTGCTTTTGCCCACCCGTCCGAACGGGCGGCGGCAACCTCTACCATCGACGCGTTAGATCGCATTTCGGTCCGCGATCACACTGTCGAGGTTGAGATCGGCGCATTTCAGGCTGAACGCGGTGTTCAGCAACGGATATGTTTTAACATCGTTGTCGAGGTTCAGCCGCTTACGGGGCCGATTGATGACGATGTAGATCGCATCCTGTCCTATGATCGCGTTACCGAAGCGATTTCTGCGGAGCTTGCCGTGGAACGTCTGGCGCTGCTGGAAACATTGGCTGAACGCGTGGCCGAACGCATTCTGCTAGAGCCTCAGGCCATGCGGGTTTTTGTACGCATAGAAAAGCTGGACCGCGGTCCGGGGGCATTGGGCGTTGAAATTGTTCGGGCACGTGATGGTGCCCCGCCCGCCGAAATCGCAGCCGAGCCAGCACCGCATCCCGAATTGGTATTTCTGAGCAACGAGGCGATTGAATCAGATTTTCTAAAGGCGTGGTTGGATCAGTTGCATGAACAGGGCCGCCCGCTGATCTTATGCGTTGGGGCTGCGGATATTGCGGCGCCACAGGTTGCCCATAAGATGGCCCAGCGGCGCATTGACCTTTTGGCGATTGAGCAAAACGCATGGGTCTTGGCCTCGAAAGACGACCGTTGCGTGGTTGTTCAAACGCGAACAGAACTGGATTGGGCCATGAAGAACGGCCAGACCAGCGTTTGGGCGCCCTCCAAGATTGTGTTGGATAGCGTGGATACCCCCTCGGCCCAGACGGCGGATGCTGTTGCGCTGGCAGCTTGGTTCGCCTCAACCTTTGAGGCGCGCGAAATGCTGGTGATTGGCGCGGACCTGCCAGAAGGGGCATCTGTGCCATTGCGTAAGGTGTCAGCAAAACAAGAGACGCTGTAA
- a CDS encoding cell wall hydrolase, whose product MIRFGTSFSGMRLALVAAVALALPTGAMANSVAKKLAKIEAQGLANLSQDRINLLVKPAPIAAAAASSSGNATNAVFSREWLASQPKPKSSAEFKCLAEALYFEARGETVKGQFAVAEVIRNRVKSSRFPNTYCGVINQGTGKKYQCQFTYTCDGRPEVVSEHAAYAQVSKVARATIDGKSPDITKGATFYHTTAVSPSWSRKFTRTARFGVHLFYRRGS is encoded by the coding sequence ATGATACGGTTTGGAACCAGTTTTAGCGGAATGCGGCTTGCCTTGGTGGCGGCTGTTGCATTGGCTTTGCCGACTGGTGCCATGGCAAATTCCGTTGCAAAAAAATTGGCGAAAATCGAGGCTCAAGGGCTCGCGAACCTTTCCCAAGACCGTATCAATTTGCTTGTAAAGCCAGCGCCAATTGCGGCAGCGGCGGCTTCGTCTAGTGGTAACGCAACAAATGCTGTGTTTTCGCGTGAATGGTTGGCAAGCCAGCCAAAACCCAAAAGCTCGGCCGAGTTCAAATGCCTCGCCGAGGCGCTTTACTTTGAGGCGCGGGGCGAAACCGTCAAAGGCCAGTTTGCTGTGGCCGAGGTGATCCGCAACCGCGTTAAATCCAGCCGCTTTCCGAACACATATTGTGGTGTGATCAATCAGGGCACAGGCAAAAAGTACCAGTGCCAGTTTACCTACACTTGTGATGGCCGCCCCGAAGTTGTTTCGGAACATGCGGCCTATGCGCAGGTTTCCAAAGTTGCCCGCGCAACGATTGACGGAAAATCACCCGACATCACAAAAGGCGCGACCTTTTACCATACCACCGCCGTTAGCCCCAGCTGGTCCCGTAAATTCACCAGAACGGCCCGTTTTGGCGTCCATCTGTTTTACCGCCGCGGTTCCTGA
- the glyS gene encoding glycine--tRNA ligase subunit beta, which translates to MADLLIELFSEEIPARMQTRAADDLKKLMTNALVDAGLTYASAAAFATPRRLCLTIEGLLDASPRTVEERKGPKADAPEKAIEGFLRGAGLTRDDLEERDTPKGKILFAKITKEGRPAAEIISETLEQTIRNFPWPKSMRWGAGTLKWVRPLHSILCLLSREDGSEVVPLEVDGITSGNTTRGHRFLAPDEITVTGFEDYTTKLKRAFVVLDSAERRDAIWHDATNTAFASGLEVVEDAGLLAEVAGLVEWPVVLMGRIGDDFLDLPPEVLQTSMKEHQKFFSVRNPKTGRIEKFITVANRTTADNGATILAGNEKVLSARLADAKFFWDNDLRIAKSDVGMAAWVENLKNVTFHNKLGTQAELIERMAVLARELAPMVGADADAAEKAARIAKADLSSEMVYEFPELQGLMGRYYAAAAGMSAEIAAAAEEHYAPLGPSDDVPTAPVSIAVSLAEKIDKLTGFWAIDEKPTGSKDPFALRRAALGVIRILVENDLSLQLLPPLSKQAATLAASQNWKSYISDQESVEEIGEKLGVGEESMAALQNDVVSRAAEDGRIVTRESHPEETENWPDFLLAIPNARADVDNLISFFHDRLKVYLKDQGIRHDIIDACIAMDGNDDLALLVKRARALNETLKTDDGVNLIQAFKRANNILSQAEEADGVEYSYGAEVKYAETDEETAVFAALDAAEAKIAPAMAAQDFTAAMSAMAALRGPLDAFFETVQINTDNATVRRNRLNLLSRIRSLGTSVADLTRVEG; encoded by the coding sequence GTGGCTGATCTGCTGATTGAACTGTTCTCCGAAGAAATCCCAGCGCGCATGCAAACGCGCGCCGCGGATGATTTGAAAAAGCTGATGACCAACGCTTTGGTTGACGCAGGGCTCACCTATGCCTCTGCCGCCGCCTTTGCGACACCGCGCCGCTTGTGTCTGACCATCGAGGGTCTGCTAGACGCCAGCCCGCGCACCGTAGAAGAACGCAAAGGCCCCAAAGCCGACGCCCCTGAAAAAGCCATCGAAGGCTTTCTGCGTGGCGCTGGCCTCACCCGCGATGATCTGGAAGAGCGCGATACGCCCAAGGGCAAAATCCTGTTCGCCAAGATCACCAAAGAGGGACGCCCCGCCGCCGAGATCATTTCCGAGACACTGGAACAAACCATCCGCAACTTCCCATGGCCCAAATCCATGCGCTGGGGGGCAGGGACGCTGAAATGGGTCCGCCCGTTGCATTCCATCCTGTGCCTTCTTAGCCGTGAAGACGGTTCTGAGGTGGTGCCGCTGGAGGTTGACGGGATCACGTCTGGCAACACCACACGCGGGCACCGCTTCCTTGCGCCTGATGAAATCACAGTGACTGGGTTTGAGGATTACACAACCAAACTCAAACGCGCCTTTGTCGTTCTGGACAGCGCCGAGCGGCGCGATGCGATCTGGCATGATGCCACCAACACCGCCTTTGCCAGCGGTCTGGAGGTTGTCGAAGACGCAGGCCTGCTGGCCGAAGTCGCGGGATTGGTCGAATGGCCTGTCGTCCTGATGGGGCGCATCGGCGATGACTTCCTCGACCTGCCGCCAGAGGTTTTGCAAACCTCGATGAAAGAGCACCAAAAGTTCTTTTCCGTGCGCAACCCCAAGACAGGCCGCATCGAGAAATTCATCACCGTGGCCAACCGCACCACTGCGGATAATGGCGCGACGATCCTTGCAGGCAACGAAAAGGTTTTGAGCGCGCGTTTGGCCGATGCCAAATTCTTCTGGGACAATGATCTGCGCATTGCCAAATCTGATGTGGGCATGGCCGCATGGGTTGAGAACCTCAAAAACGTGACCTTCCACAATAAACTCGGCACACAGGCCGAGCTGATCGAGCGTATGGCCGTTTTGGCCCGCGAACTGGCCCCGATGGTTGGTGCGGATGCAGACGCGGCCGAGAAAGCCGCCCGCATTGCCAAGGCTGATCTCTCCTCCGAAATGGTCTATGAGTTCCCCGAACTCCAAGGTCTGATGGGCCGTTACTATGCCGCCGCCGCTGGCATGAGCGCCGAAATCGCCGCCGCCGCCGAAGAACACTATGCGCCGCTGGGGCCATCAGATGATGTGCCAACCGCGCCAGTGTCCATCGCCGTGTCCTTGGCCGAAAAGATCGACAAGCTGACAGGGTTCTGGGCGATTGATGAAAAGCCTACAGGTAGCAAAGATCCCTTTGCCCTGCGCCGCGCGGCGCTGGGGGTTATTCGGATTTTGGTCGAGAATGATCTGAGTTTGCAGTTGTTGCCGCCGCTTAGCAAGCAGGCAGCGACCTTAGCTGCAAGTCAAAATTGGAAAAGTTATATTTCCGATCAGGAAAGTGTTGAGGAGATCGGGGAAAAGCTAGGTGTTGGCGAGGAGAGTATGGCTGCTTTGCAAAATGATGTCGTCTCACGGGCCGCCGAAGATGGTAGAATTGTTACAAGGGAAAGCCACCCAGAAGAGACTGAAAATTGGCCTGATTTTCTTTTAGCAATTCCTAATGCTAGAGCAGATGTAGATAACCTCATCTCCTTCTTCCACGATCGCCTCAAAGTCTACCTCAAAGACCAAGGCATTCGTCACGACATCATCGACGCCTGCATAGCCATGGACGGTAATGACGACCTCGCCCTGCTGGTCAAACGGGCCCGCGCCCTGAATGAGACGTTGAAAACCGATGACGGTGTGAACCTGATCCAAGCCTTCAAACGCGCCAATAACATCCTGTCCCAAGCGGAAGAAGCTGACGGCGTTGAATACTCCTACGGCGCAGAAGTGAAATACGCCGAGACGGATGAGGAAACGGCCGTGTTTGCCGCGCTGGATGCAGCAGAGGCGAAAATCGCTCCAGCGATGGCGGCCCAAGATTTCACTGCAGCGATGTCAGCCATGGCTGCGCTGCGGGGGCCGCTGGATGCGTTTTTTGAGACGGTTCAGATCAACACGGACAACGCCACTGTGCGCCGCAACCGTCTAAACCTGCTCAGCCGCATTCGCAGCTTGGGCACGTCAGTTGCGGATCTAACCCGCGTTGAAGGGTAA